Genomic window (Zingiber officinale cultivar Zhangliang chromosome 2B, Zo_v1.1, whole genome shotgun sequence):
ccaagaagaagaagacgacgacgacaaaCAGGGAGAAGGAATCCCAAATTACCGATCGACGGCGAGCTTAGCAGCTTTACATGGCTGGTATTCCTTCCCcacttttctctttcttttcccctTTCGTCGTTTTGATTCCTTCCTGACCTTTTTGAATGTTTCGCAACATGCTCTGCGATGTGCTTTGTATTTTTCTTCCGAACGACACTATTTTTGTTTGCTGAGATTGTGGAGTTGTtgtttctttttccctttcctttaatCGCCAATAAAATTTGTTCTTCTTTTGCTCCAGGGAAAAGCTACCTCTTTCGATTTTTTCAATGTGACAAGatttttctagtttttttttcctttttttttggggTGGGTAGGTGGGACAAATTTCCGATCTGACTTTTAAAGATGTACTTTGTAGAGTTCGATTAGGAGCCGGAGGATGTTGTTTGGTAGATTCACTGTGCTAAActagaagataaaaaaaaagagatgatTGATTAGTGTCATACCCTGTCTCATAGTCATCGAGTCATAGAGGAGGGCTAACTATGAGTGAAAGCTTCATTCTTTGAACAAACTACTGTGCAATAATGATCAAATTTAGCAAAAGATAGGGCACAGAAAGGTTGTGAATTCCTTGTTATTATCATCAATAAAGCTGTGTAAATCCCAATTATTTATTGTTGGCTACATGGATCTTATCCTTCCATGTTCTTAGGGTTAGCCAATTTTGATGCTAATTGTCAAAAGCCCTCATTTCTTTCCAACCTGAatcgagtttttttttttcagaatcgttccacttttctttttaaccaaaAGAACATCCTACTTTATCTTTTTAATAGAAAAGGGCGTCCTTATCACCATCAGTGTGTATATTTACCTTCTTACTTTTCTCGCTTAAATTTCCCGTCTCAATTTGAATAGGTTAGACCCACTGTAGCAGTTAAAGTTTTGTAACGGCTTCCTATATTACAGCAGCTACAATTTCTATGAAACATACTTAACatgttaaaatatttatattgtagGAGCTATATATTATAGCAGTTATAATTATTGAGAAAATTTAGATGAGAGACAATAATGAGAAGGGCATAAGTGTTAATGTACAAGGTTGAATAATGGGGACATCTTTTTGATTAAAAAGGATGATGCCTATTTGATGATttagaggaaaaaaaaaggatgatgcctttttttttgcaaattattAGCCACAACTGAGAAAAGTAGAACAATCATCATCATGAAGCATTAAAGTGTCCATATTCCTAATTTGAATCGAAGCTATCTTGATGAATTATTTGATTCTTCCAGTAGATCAAGCACTGTCAGTGTCACGAACTACTACAACAACATCAACGATCAAAAAAAGATGGCAACGGTGGCTCTTGGTGTTCCTcaatatcttcttcctcctcaccggCCAAACGGTCGCGACCCTTCTCGGAAGATTCTACTACAACCAAGGAGGCAACAGCAAATGGATGGCCACACTCGTCCAAAGCGCAGGCTTCCCTATTCTCTTCATCCCTCTTCTCCTTTTCCCCTCAAACCGACAACCTCCTTCGCCAGCTGCAGCAGCCACACCTCCTGCTCTTCGCCTGAAGATTGCCTTAATATACCTCGGTCTGGGCATCATCATCGGCGTCGATAACTTGATGTATTCCTACGGTCTTTTATATGTTCCGGTCTCGACTTACTCTCTGATTTGTGCCACTCAACTGGCATTCAATGCCGTCTTTTCCTACTATCTGAATTCCCAGAAGTTCACTTCTTGCATACTGAACTCTGTCGTCCTCTTGACACTCTCCGCTGCCATACTCGGCTTCAATGAAGCCGCCGAAACCTCCGGAGGCGTTCCGAAGGGGAAGTACGTGCTCGGGTTCATGCTGACATTAGGAGCGTCAGCTACGTACTCGCTCATCCTCTCCCTGATGCAGCTCTCGTTTCAGAAGGTGATCCGAAAGGAGACTTTCACAGTCGTGTTGGAGATGCAGATCTACACCTCTCTCGTGGCGAACTGCGTCGCGGTCGTGGGCTTGTTCGCGAGCGGGGAGTGGAAGGGCTTGAAGGGCGAGATGGAGGGGTTCGAGAAGGGGAAGGTGTCCTACGTGATGACTCTGGTTTGGACTGCCCTCTCGTGGCAGTTGGCGTCGGTCGGCATCGTGGGGCTAATCTTCGTGGTGTCTTCTCTCTTCTCCAACGTGATCAGCACCCTCGCGCTGCCAGTTGTGCCGGTGTTTGCTGTGATCTTCTTTCGTGAGAAGATGGACGGGATCAAGGTTGTGGCGATGCTGCTTGCCATTTGGGGTTTTGCTTCTTACATGTATCAGGATTACCTAGATTACCGCAGAGCTAAGAAAGCTTCGGAGCATGTTGAGCGTCTCTCTGAtcacggcggcggcggcggcgcctgAAGTTCATGACCATTTTCGGATCACTGTATTGTATGAATAAGTGAAGATTTTCCTTCTAGAATATAATTAAGAAGCAGTGTATTACAAAGCGAGGTGATGATGCATGGGCCGGAGCAGCAACAAGTGGCATAGTAAGCGATATGAGCGAGGCGAGGGATTTAAAGCTAAATCTGAAATCCCTGCAGTGTTATTTGAAcatgttttttattttacaggcttGAATTCAAAGACACGGTAACAAAATTCAAATAGTTTAAATTTCACTGGTTTATGTCCCAATGGTTTATGTAAGGTCATGTCGTTACAATGAACATATTTAGAGAAGGTTGAATATTTCATAGCTGACAAATTAAATATGTTTTAAGTTGAGGACATCGTCAGCTGCCAACAGAACAAAGGAAGCAGTGAGAGGTTAAAATTTTTGACCTTGGGTTTTCTTAGATAAAAGGTACCAAACTAGTTTTTACCTGACAATAAATCATACGTCCGAGAAAGGAGGAACAAGAATTGCAAGATCCACCCATTTCTAAAGAACTCTTTTATAAAATTAGTTAGATTAGCTAGTGTGATCTTGTTGGATCGAATTGCAcgtgaggaggaggaggtgaatcacatgattttgaaaacttatttctttttaaaatttaaaagacaAGTGCCCAACGGAaaattaagaagaaaaagaacacaagaaAATATGGTCGGTTTTATTTAGTTCGGAATCttcggcgactcttactccaagatccAGGTCCCACGGACTTATcgatgagtaatccactaaaataccttttcCAATACCTCCGGAAGaaggaatcgagtacaaagaatgTAGAcgaagtgtaacacgctacacttccctttttcagtaattaagtataaaaaaaaattattaccaACACATAGGGATCAATGTGAGAGCATTCTTATGTCGGTGTCAGTCTGCCAGTCGTGATCGAAAGTCCTCGGAGCAGTCATCGGGCGTAGCAGTTTTGCAGCAGAGTCATAGCAGGAAGTCGGAGCAGTTAGAACATCAAATGGACGCATAGTagcttgtatatcagttgttgTTAGAAGCTTGGTCGAGTCTGCCTTATATAGGGCATggagggcaccttccataggcgttgaaggcacctctaatggGTTAAATTTGATCCCGAAGTTTGCTGAAGCTTATCGCTGAATCTGTCAATTTTTATCCtcttcaagccattgaaggcgtcttccatgaacagtgcaaATGCGTCTTCTAAtagttaaaggcgccttcaggtactgttcatctgaaggcTTTTTGCTCATTTTACCCTACAAGTTATGTTAGTTCAAACCTAAAACATCTAACccacaaaacaaagttagtacagtgaaaataagaagtagtaattagctcATGTCCTtctaggaccaggaactagtcaaactcttagattagggatccaaaatggacctaatctgggccgacacctactgtccctcaaccgggatgcatcctcacaaagtcactctcctccattgACTTACCTTTACTTGCCAACTTGTAGTCAGTTGACTAGTCTtctgacccaccaggttttcATGCCAATTGTTTGGTCtgtagacccaactagacttctgtCGGTTGTCCGGTCCCGCGGATCAACCagacttcttgctagatatctGGTCGGctcattgacctatctggacttcacactaGCTATTCAGTCCCGCGGactagctggattttagcctaGTGTCTGGTCCTTTGGACTCGTCAATTCCTGTATAGTCggtaaagcaattagatcacaaaacacctaacttaacatacttgtcattaatcaaaacctgagttagactgttagtgcaaactgcattaacaatctcctcctttttggtgtaatgacaacttgggttaaaTTAGGAAAAATATATGATAAATACACAAAATTATTCTAAGAGAAGCAATACACAAAAAATGAGATAGTTAGTTTCGTTCTCTTTATTATTTTTGGAGTTAAGTTATTCTGATTTTCGTTTGTTTTTTAACTTAcctctaactctccccctttgacattcataaaaaaaacatgagtAGATAACAGAAAAATATGTGATAAGTAATCagtgagaa
Coding sequences:
- the LOC122045967 gene encoding probable purine permease 11 isoform X1, translated to MAVDQALSVSRTTTTTSTIKKRWQRWLLVFLNIFFLLTGQTVATLLGRFYYNQGGNSKWMATLVQSAGFPILFIPLLLFPSNRQPPSPAAAATPPALRLKIALIYLGLGIIIGVDNLMYSYGLLYVPVSTYSLICATQLAFNAVFSYYLNSQKFTSCILNSVVLLTLSAAILGFNEAAETSGGVPKGKYVLGFMLTLGASATYSLILSLMQLSFQKVIRKETFTVVLEMQIYTSLVANCVAVVGLFASGEWKGLKGEMEGFEKGKVSYVMTLVWTALSWQLASVGIVGLIFVVSSLFSNVISTLALPVVPVFAVIFFREKMDGIKVVAMLLAIWGFASYMYQDYLDYRRAKKASEHVERLSDHGGGGGA
- the LOC122045967 gene encoding probable purine permease 11 isoform X2, translating into MADQALSVSRTTTTTSTIKKRWQRWLLVFLNIFFLLTGQTVATLLGRFYYNQGGNSKWMATLVQSAGFPILFIPLLLFPSNRQPPSPAAAATPPALRLKIALIYLGLGIIIGVDNLMYSYGLLYVPVSTYSLICATQLAFNAVFSYYLNSQKFTSCILNSVVLLTLSAAILGFNEAAETSGGVPKGKYVLGFMLTLGASATYSLILSLMQLSFQKVIRKETFTVVLEMQIYTSLVANCVAVVGLFASGEWKGLKGEMEGFEKGKVSYVMTLVWTALSWQLASVGIVGLIFVVSSLFSNVISTLALPVVPVFAVIFFREKMDGIKVVAMLLAIWGFASYMYQDYLDYRRAKKASEHVERLSDHGGGGGA